Proteins co-encoded in one Halorussus vallis genomic window:
- a CDS encoding metalloprotease, translating to MSANIRFSGREIRDLAVAWGALGLAFGILLGGGQRLLYRPSSLVTVLPMSMVTAGLGFLLHELAHKVTAIKFGQVAEFRADYGMLFLAVVGAMAGFLFAAPGAVYHRGRATPRENGLIALAGPLTNVALGILFLPVAVLFGGLLGTAGDFGVYINFLLAGFNMIPFGPLDGNTVKDWSLTAFVAAGVPCFGLAAWMVFGGGLSVL from the coding sequence ATGAGTGCGAACATCCGATTCAGCGGCCGAGAGATTCGGGACCTCGCGGTCGCGTGGGGCGCACTCGGACTCGCCTTCGGCATCCTGCTCGGCGGCGGCCAGCGGCTCCTCTACCGGCCGTCGAGTCTCGTCACCGTCCTCCCGATGAGCATGGTCACCGCCGGACTCGGCTTCCTGCTCCACGAACTCGCCCACAAGGTCACCGCGATAAAGTTCGGTCAGGTCGCGGAGTTCCGCGCCGACTACGGGATGCTGTTCCTCGCGGTCGTGGGCGCGATGGCGGGCTTCCTGTTCGCGGCGCCCGGCGCGGTCTACCACCGGGGTCGCGCCACCCCCAGAGAGAACGGCCTCATCGCGCTGGCCGGCCCGCTCACGAACGTCGCGCTCGGAATCCTCTTCCTCCCGGTCGCGGTCCTGTTCGGGGGCCTGCTCGGAACCGCCGGCGACTTCGGCGTCTACATCAACTTCCTACTGGCGGGATTCAACATGATTCCGTTCGGCCCGCTCGACGGCAACACCGTCAAGGACTGGAGCCTGACGGCGTTCGTCGCCGCGGGCGTCCCCTGTTTCGGGCTGGCGGCGTGGATGGTGTTCGGCGGCGGCCTCTCGGTTCTCTGA
- a CDS encoding TraB/GumN family protein, whose translation MTDTADLDAGGRGSVRVVGTAHVSAESVERVEEAIDEERPDVVAVELDEGRYRQMQGEVAEDLEPSDLLDGNTVFQFLAYWMLSYVQTRMGDRFDIQPGADMKAAIDVAQRVGSDVALVDRDIQTTIQRFWARMSFFEKLRMVWELCLAMVGIGGGGEDEEFDIEELTDGDVVTAMMEEFRQFSPGGAEALIDERDAFIAHRLVALRDAGHDVVAVVGAGHRAGIEEYLRNPQTLPPMEDLVGTESGSRFSLFKLFGYTITLGFLAFFVLLFMAGVRQQFLFQVFAAWFLFNGIFAFGLAKLAGARWSSASVGGLVAWLTSVNPLLAPGWFAGYVELKHTTVNVGDIAKLNEILSDEESPIQDLLSRMLDVPLFRLIAIVAMTNVGSMIASLLFPFVVLPLLGPQIGGVDEITRLMIEGARNSVDLIVSSLT comes from the coding sequence ATGACCGACACAGCCGACTTGGACGCTGGGGGGCGAGGGAGCGTCCGTGTCGTCGGCACTGCGCACGTCTCCGCGGAGAGCGTTGAGCGCGTCGAGGAAGCGATTGACGAAGAGCGGCCGGACGTCGTCGCCGTCGAACTCGACGAGGGCCGCTACCGGCAGATGCAGGGCGAGGTGGCCGAGGACCTCGAACCCTCGGACCTGCTCGACGGTAACACCGTCTTCCAGTTTCTCGCCTACTGGATGTTATCGTACGTGCAGACCCGGATGGGCGACCGCTTCGACATCCAACCCGGCGCCGACATGAAGGCCGCCATCGACGTCGCCCAGCGCGTCGGGAGCGACGTGGCGCTGGTCGACCGCGACATCCAGACGACCATCCAGCGCTTCTGGGCCCGGATGAGCTTCTTCGAGAAGCTCCGGATGGTCTGGGAGCTCTGTCTCGCCATGGTGGGCATCGGCGGGGGCGGCGAGGACGAGGAGTTCGACATCGAGGAACTCACCGACGGCGACGTGGTGACCGCGATGATGGAGGAGTTCCGGCAGTTCTCGCCCGGCGGCGCGGAGGCGCTCATCGACGAGCGAGACGCGTTCATCGCCCACCGCCTGGTCGCCCTGCGCGACGCCGGCCACGACGTGGTCGCGGTCGTCGGCGCGGGCCACCGGGCCGGTATCGAGGAGTACCTCCGGAACCCCCAGACGCTCCCGCCGATGGAGGACCTCGTGGGCACGGAGTCGGGGAGTCGGTTCTCGCTGTTCAAACTGTTCGGCTACACCATCACGCTCGGCTTCCTCGCGTTCTTCGTCCTACTGTTCATGGCCGGCGTTCGCCAGCAGTTCCTCTTCCAGGTGTTCGCCGCGTGGTTCCTGTTCAACGGTATCTTCGCGTTCGGCCTGGCGAAACTCGCCGGCGCGCGCTGGAGTAGCGCGAGCGTCGGCGGCCTGGTCGCGTGGCTGACCAGCGTCAATCCGCTCTTGGCGCCCGGCTGGTTTGCCGGCTACGTCGAACTCAAGCACACGACGGTCAACGTCGGCGACATCGCCAAACTGAACGAGATACTCAGCGACGAGGAGAGCCCGATTCAGGACCTCCTCTCCCGGATGCTCGACGTCCCCCTCTTCAGGCTCATCGCCATCGTGGCGATGACCAACGTCGGGAGCATGATAGCCAGCCTGCTCTTTCCGTTCGTGGTGCTCCCGCTACTCGGTCCCCAAATCGGCGGCGTCGACGAGATAACCCGACTGATGATAGAGGGCGCGCGAAACAGCGTCGACCTCATCGTGAGTTCGCTCACATGA
- a CDS encoding twin-arginine translocation signal domain-containing protein produces the protein MNRRRFLQAVGVGAVTALAGCPNNGMDDPPASDRADPPIARADFDRVVNVVQAGADATGKKPIDSVLNRELRDGTLFVFPDGRYAIDGFDVSGSPRVGMVAAEGATPMLVPTTSAPNTEHTLLEATSVKAFLFDGFVLDFRRKGYGGRVFAMTDGPLTVRNVRTLGKYPRKSIGFHFAVRDRGSDGLIQNVVAPQGGRPGGESVGMFVDRRHAGDLLVRNCHLERFPNNGLYASAPGGDGGLPIGRGRVRVHGGYYRNNNISNVRLGGEGSEARGVTVAVDEVPPHNELNARGVLLQNGRNLLVEDCKIVIGKKAGYSLGAVVFHEDAATATIRNTQIVMDRDDLPAINARKPARNLSGATGANFQNVSITGTASGGRTVVVENRDGTRVRDCKFVQSGDDRSGIVFSRSDDCVVARSTIDVTGDAIATPNSTIRRRKLIIR, from the coding sequence ATGAACCGCCGACGATTCCTCCAAGCAGTAGGGGTCGGTGCAGTAACCGCGCTCGCCGGGTGTCCGAACAACGGGATGGACGACCCGCCGGCGTCGGACCGCGCCGACCCGCCGATAGCCAGAGCGGACTTCGACCGCGTGGTGAACGTCGTCCAAGCGGGCGCCGACGCCACCGGGAAGAAGCCCATCGACAGCGTGCTGAACCGGGAACTACGGGACGGTACGCTGTTCGTCTTTCCCGACGGCCGCTACGCGATAGACGGCTTCGACGTCTCGGGGTCGCCGCGCGTCGGGATGGTCGCCGCGGAGGGCGCGACGCCGATGCTGGTCCCGACCACGTCCGCACCCAACACAGAGCACACGCTCCTGGAGGCCACGTCGGTGAAGGCGTTCCTGTTCGACGGGTTCGTGCTCGATTTCCGGCGGAAGGGGTACGGCGGTCGCGTGTTCGCGATGACCGACGGGCCGCTGACGGTCAGGAACGTCCGGACGCTCGGGAAGTACCCGCGCAAGTCCATCGGCTTCCACTTCGCGGTCCGGGACCGGGGGAGCGACGGACTGATCCAGAACGTCGTCGCGCCCCAGGGCGGCCGACCGGGCGGCGAGTCGGTCGGGATGTTCGTCGACCGCCGCCACGCCGGCGACCTGCTGGTCCGGAACTGCCACCTGGAGCGGTTCCCCAACAACGGCCTGTACGCCTCCGCACCCGGCGGCGACGGCGGCCTGCCCATCGGGCGCGGCCGGGTCCGGGTTCACGGCGGCTACTACCGGAACAACAACATCTCGAACGTGAGACTCGGCGGCGAGGGCTCGGAGGCCCGCGGCGTGACGGTCGCCGTCGACGAGGTGCCCCCGCACAACGAACTCAACGCGCGCGGCGTCCTGCTCCAGAACGGTCGGAACCTCCTGGTCGAGGACTGCAAGATCGTCATCGGCAAGAAGGCCGGCTACAGCCTCGGAGCGGTCGTCTTCCACGAAGACGCCGCGACGGCAACGATACGAAACACCCAGATCGTGATGGACCGCGACGACCTGCCGGCCATCAACGCGCGCAAACCCGCCCGGAACCTCTCGGGGGCGACCGGTGCGAACTTCCAGAACGTCTCGATAACCGGAACGGCCAGCGGCGGCCGGACCGTCGTGGTCGAGAACCGCGACGGCACCCGGGTTCGGGACTGCAAGTTCGTCCAGTCGGGGGACGACCGGTCGGGCATCGTCTTCAGTCGCTCGGACGACTGCGTCGTCGCCCGCTCGACCATCGACGTGACCGGCGACGCCATCGCGACGCCGAACTCGACCATCCGCCGCCGGAAGCTCATCATCAGATAA
- a CDS encoding glycosyltransferase → MSDTEIRTRETDAETTGSDGRRNDERRRDGGRSDERPADRERPTLSVVVITRNEEAQVGRCLSSVLDATADFEREVILVDSNSEDRTVDRATDFPVSVLRIPTDDLSTPSAGRYVGGTFATGDQVLFVDGDVVVEDDWLDVASHLLVGEDDVAGVGGYLGETDATEVTESEWLAGVALYDAAALAQVGGFDPYLRALEDLHLSFELRESGYRLVRLPTVVGEQVRESAGYLEPFRRWRRGYHHGVYDALFRSATSPGVLYKHAHSLRYSLAGTAWLALGAATVVAPPVFALWLGASLAGVAWIVRTQGRDRAYSLVAMWTLTSVALLDHEWCRPPDPEEYPLDRIERVQVEGRLTDGGGGEGTGNNPEDREPDVSESGQRAGETGRVAADAGRAGDGAGDGPGERERSAADGGRTTHDQTTAERATDDRQTDDRTTESEAE, encoded by the coding sequence ATGTCAGACACCGAGATTCGAACGCGAGAGACGGACGCCGAGACGACGGGGAGCGACGGGAGACGGAACGACGAGCGGCGACGCGACGGCGGGCGGAGCGACGAGCGACCCGCCGACCGCGAGCGACCGACGCTCTCGGTCGTCGTCATCACCCGCAACGAGGAGGCGCAGGTCGGCCGGTGCCTGTCGTCGGTCCTCGACGCGACCGCCGACTTCGAGCGCGAGGTCATCCTGGTCGACTCCAACTCCGAGGACCGGACCGTCGACCGCGCGACCGACTTCCCCGTCTCGGTCCTCCGAATCCCGACCGACGACCTCTCGACGCCCTCGGCCGGCCGGTACGTCGGCGGGACGTTCGCGACCGGCGACCAGGTGTTGTTCGTCGACGGCGACGTGGTCGTCGAAGACGACTGGCTCGACGTCGCCTCGCACCTCCTCGTCGGCGAGGACGACGTGGCGGGCGTCGGCGGCTACCTCGGCGAAACCGACGCGACCGAGGTCACCGAGTCGGAGTGGCTGGCCGGCGTCGCGCTCTACGACGCCGCCGCGCTCGCGCAGGTCGGCGGCTTCGACCCCTACCTCCGGGCGCTCGAAGACCTCCATCTGAGCTTCGAGTTGCGCGAATCGGGGTACCGACTCGTGCGACTCCCCACCGTCGTCGGCGAGCAGGTGCGGGAGTCGGCGGGCTACCTCGAACCGTTCCGACGCTGGCGGCGCGGCTACCACCACGGCGTCTACGACGCGCTCTTCCGGTCGGCGACCTCGCCTGGTGTCCTGTACAAGCACGCCCACTCGCTCCGTTACTCGCTCGCGGGCACCGCGTGGCTGGCGCTCGGCGCGGCGACCGTCGTCGCCCCGCCGGTGTTCGCGCTCTGGCTGGGCGCGTCGCTCGCTGGCGTGGCGTGGATCGTGCGGACCCAGGGCCGCGACCGCGCCTACAGTCTGGTCGCGATGTGGACGCTGACGAGCGTCGCGCTCCTCGACCACGAGTGGTGCCGACCGCCCGACCCCGAGGAGTACCCCCTCGACCGAATCGAGCGGGTGCAGGTCGAGGGGCGGTTGACCGACGGCGGAGGCGGTGAGGGAACGGGAAACAATCCGGAGGACCGGGAACCGGACGTGAGTGAGTCTGGGCAGCGCGCTGGCGAAACGGGCCGCGTCGCGGCCGACGCCGGACGGGCCGGCGACGGAGCGGGCGATGGTCCCGGCGAGCGAGAGCGAAGCGCGGCCGACGGCGGTCGAACCACCCACGACCAGACCACCGCCGAGCGGGCGACCGACGACCGACAGACCGACGACCGGACGACCGAATCGGAGGCGGAGTGA
- a CDS encoding oligosaccharide flippase family protein, translating into MGRSLSKAFLSIFSARMVTSVVAIVTLPIIVRILGPGGYGDYAFLISTFDLLMIFVSSGVTEGAQKFVGEDRDGLWRERVVGFYGRLAVSLAVLGALGVAAFARFGPVEKWLGPEFRAYFYLLAAFVVAAQFRAYVRRVLLGLNLERYSEPLRVVNSVGWVAVGLALAQFGWGVEGFVLGHVLAAGTAAVVGGFFVARELSLSDVFSPLPSEFPRRKLLSFNVMNILLVLLVMSLYHVDVVMLRTLVGDEATGYYKSALAVAEYLWFVPLSLQSVLLHSTSDLWADGRHERIEEISARTTRYSLLLTVLLALGIGTLAARFVPLYYGQDFRGAITPLRVLLPGAVAFAVVRPVYAIAQANGNLKPLVAATGMSALLNLVLNALLIPRFQMVGAAVATGVGYGSMLAFHVASARRLGFDPLVDLRIGRVALTAAVAAVPIFGANALIDRPLVALAVVPPLGFLVYVAAAVRTSAIDAAELSELGTALPIPVPAAVTSFAADVSPGEERGGE; encoded by the coding sequence GTGGGCCGGAGCCTCTCCAAGGCGTTTCTCTCGATATTCAGCGCGCGGATGGTGACGTCGGTCGTCGCCATCGTCACGCTCCCGATAATCGTCCGAATCCTGGGTCCGGGCGGTTACGGCGACTACGCCTTCCTCATCTCGACGTTCGACCTGCTGATGATCTTCGTCAGTTCGGGGGTGACCGAGGGCGCCCAGAAGTTCGTCGGCGAGGACCGCGACGGCCTGTGGCGCGAGCGCGTCGTCGGCTTCTACGGGCGACTCGCGGTTTCCCTGGCGGTCCTCGGTGCCCTGGGCGTCGCGGCGTTCGCGCGCTTCGGCCCGGTCGAGAAGTGGCTCGGCCCGGAGTTCCGCGCCTACTTCTACCTCCTCGCGGCGTTCGTCGTCGCCGCCCAGTTCCGCGCCTACGTGCGGCGCGTCCTGCTTGGCCTGAACCTCGAACGCTACTCCGAACCCCTGCGCGTGGTCAACTCCGTGGGGTGGGTCGCGGTCGGCCTCGCGCTGGCGCAGTTCGGCTGGGGCGTCGAGGGGTTCGTCCTCGGCCACGTGCTCGCCGCCGGGACCGCCGCCGTCGTCGGGGGCTTCTTCGTCGCGCGAGAGCTATCGCTGTCGGACGTGTTCTCGCCGCTCCCCTCGGAGTTCCCGCGCCGGAAACTGCTCTCGTTCAACGTCATGAACATCCTGCTCGTGTTGCTGGTGATGTCGCTATACCACGTCGACGTGGTCATGCTCCGGACCTTGGTCGGCGACGAGGCGACGGGGTACTACAAGTCGGCGCTCGCGGTGGCGGAGTACCTCTGGTTCGTCCCGCTGTCGCTGCAGTCGGTGCTGTTGCACTCGACGTCGGACCTCTGGGCCGACGGTCGACACGAGCGAATCGAGGAGATTTCCGCCCGGACGACGCGCTACTCGCTGCTGTTGACGGTGCTGCTGGCACTTGGCATCGGCACGCTTGCCGCGCGGTTCGTTCCGCTGTACTACGGCCAGGACTTCCGGGGCGCGATAACCCCGCTGCGCGTGCTGTTGCCCGGCGCGGTGGCGTTCGCGGTCGTCAGGCCGGTGTACGCCATCGCGCAAGCCAACGGGAACCTGAAACCGCTCGTGGCGGCGACCGGCATGTCGGCACTGCTGAACCTCGTCCTGAACGCCCTGCTCATCCCGCGCTTCCAGATGGTCGGGGCCGCCGTCGCCACCGGCGTCGGCTACGGGTCGATGCTGGCCTTCCACGTCGCGAGCGCCCGGCGGCTCGGTTTCGACCCGCTGGTCGACCTCCGAATCGGTCGCGTCGCGCTGACCGCGGCGGTGGCCGCCGTCCCCATCTTCGGGGCGAACGCGCTGATAGACCGGCCCCTGGTGGCGCTGGCGGTCGTGCCGCCGCTCGGCTTCCTGGTCTACGTCGCGGCCGCGGTTCGGACCAGCGCAATCGACGCCGCCGAACTGTCGGAACTGGGGACCGCGCTCCCGATTCCGGTCCCCGCCGCGGTGACCTCGTTCGCCGCCGACGTCTCGCCCGGCGAGGAGCGTGGTGGCGAGTGA
- a CDS encoding putative immunity protein, giving the protein MASAVRWEMGPGWDGHNSVDEETHRSLARWAADCAEHVLAHFEEARPDDDRPRKAVEAARAWARGEVTMGEAREAALAAHAAARETDRTAAREAARAAGHAAATAHVDGHAEGAANYGVKAAVAAGGDDAAEAERDWQFERRPERLRSVVTVDRSED; this is encoded by the coding sequence ATGGCTTCGGCAGTACGCTGGGAGATGGGACCCGGGTGGGACGGACACAACAGCGTCGACGAGGAGACTCACCGGTCCCTGGCGCGCTGGGCCGCCGACTGCGCCGAGCACGTCCTGGCGCACTTCGAGGAGGCGCGCCCGGACGACGACCGGCCTCGGAAGGCCGTCGAGGCGGCGCGCGCCTGGGCGCGAGGCGAGGTGACGATGGGCGAAGCGCGCGAGGCGGCTCTCGCCGCCCACGCGGCGGCCCGCGAAACCGACCGAACCGCGGCCCGGGAGGCCGCCCGCGCCGCGGGGCACGCCGCCGCGACCGCCCACGTGGACGGTCACGCGGAGGGAGCCGCCAACTACGGAGTGAAGGCCGCCGTCGCCGCGGGCGGCGACGACGCCGCCGAAGCCGAACGCGACTGGCAGTTCGAGCGGCGCCCGGAGCGCCTCCGGTCGGTCGTCACCGTCGACCGAAGCGAGGACTGA
- a CDS encoding DUF1616 domain-containing protein, whose product MSRVPRDLVAVVALTALAGVAVLGTQPGSVLTTPSGASPVAVAGRLAVLALGLAFLLFLPGYAVVSALFPNDEPAVESVDEEGEPIAPRFRFRDRKGVDTLERVTLAFGVSAIVTPMLALVLNFTPFGVRAAPLVAAVGGFTVVAAVVAAVRRLRLPADERFDPSLRPAASPLLGRSGDHRLATVALVLGVLVAAVGVGYAVTVPKPGAQFTELYVLSQNQNGTYVADDYPALSASEPTPFVVGFENRESRPTDYVGVVELQRVDGNRVVEQRRVKRFSATLEPGGNERVRVRVPPTNASTENLRLRVLLYRGSLPENPNAASAYRMTELQFGGANATTSGTTTASSSNGTAPNVTATNSSG is encoded by the coding sequence ATGAGCCGCGTCCCGAGAGACCTCGTCGCGGTGGTCGCGCTGACCGCGCTGGCGGGCGTGGCGGTGCTCGGCACGCAACCCGGGTCGGTGCTGACGACCCCGTCCGGCGCGTCGCCGGTCGCCGTCGCGGGTCGGCTCGCGGTCCTGGCACTCGGACTCGCCTTCCTGCTGTTCCTGCCGGGCTACGCGGTCGTCTCCGCGCTGTTCCCGAACGACGAACCGGCCGTCGAGTCGGTCGACGAGGAGGGCGAACCGATCGCGCCGCGGTTCCGGTTCCGAGACCGGAAGGGCGTGGACACGCTCGAACGGGTGACGCTCGCGTTCGGTGTGAGCGCCATCGTCACGCCGATGCTCGCGCTCGTCCTGAACTTCACGCCGTTCGGCGTTCGGGCCGCACCGCTGGTCGCGGCGGTCGGCGGGTTCACGGTCGTCGCGGCGGTCGTCGCGGCTGTCCGGCGCCTGCGACTGCCGGCCGACGAGCGCTTCGACCCCTCGCTCCGACCCGCCGCCTCGCCGCTGCTGGGCAGGTCGGGCGACCACCGTCTCGCCACCGTCGCGCTCGTGCTCGGCGTGCTGGTCGCGGCGGTCGGCGTCGGTTACGCCGTCACGGTGCCCAAGCCCGGCGCGCAGTTCACGGAACTGTACGTCCTCAGCCAGAACCAGAACGGAACCTACGTCGCCGACGACTACCCGGCGCTCTCGGCGTCGGAGCCGACGCCGTTCGTCGTCGGCTTCGAGAACCGAGAGAGTCGGCCGACCGACTACGTCGGCGTGGTCGAACTCCAGCGCGTCGACGGGAACCGGGTGGTCGAACAGCGCCGGGTGAAGCGGTTCTCGGCGACGCTCGAACCCGGAGGGAACGAGCGCGTCCGGGTTCGGGTCCCGCCGACGAACGCGAGCACGGAGAACCTCCGACTCCGCGTGCTCCTCTACCGCGGGTCGCTCCCCGAAAATCCGAACGCGGCGTCGGCCTACCGGATGACGGAACTCCAGTTCGGCGGCGCGAACGCGACGACGAGCGGAACGACGACGGCTTCGAGTTCGAACGGAACCGCGCCGAACGTGACCGCGACGAATTCGAGCGGATAG
- a CDS encoding acyl-CoA thioesterase: MSESATLMDSYTEMTELLLPNDTNNLGRALGGAVLHWMDICGAIAAMRFSNQQCVTASMDHVDFISPIDLGEVAVVEAFVFDTGRTSIEVKVDVRAEDPREGEERKTTTSFFTFVALDDEGKPTPVPDLTCPTDNQQALREAARNQRREQLSAVAEKIERNED, from the coding sequence ATGTCGGAATCCGCGACGCTGATGGACTCCTACACGGAGATGACGGAGCTACTGCTTCCCAACGACACCAACAACCTCGGGCGGGCGCTCGGGGGTGCGGTGCTCCACTGGATGGACATCTGCGGCGCCATCGCCGCGATGCGCTTTTCGAACCAGCAGTGCGTCACGGCGTCGATGGACCACGTCGACTTCATCAGCCCCATCGACCTCGGCGAGGTCGCCGTCGTCGAGGCGTTCGTCTTCGACACCGGCCGGACTAGCATCGAGGTGAAGGTCGACGTGCGCGCCGAGGATCCCCGGGAGGGCGAGGAGCGCAAGACCACCACCTCCTTCTTCACGTTCGTCGCGCTGGACGACGAAGGAAAGCCCACGCCGGTTCCGGACCTGACCTGCCCGACCGACAACCAGCAGGCGCTCCGGGAGGCCGCACGAAACCAGCGCCGCGAACAGTTGTCGGCGGTGGCCGAGAAGATCGAGCGAAACGAGGACTGA
- a CDS encoding DUF4397 domain-containing protein → MVERQTLARVASVSLVAVVAAGLALGGSSPTVAQNPAATAVQGTTAVQGTTTAQETTTAQVQEGGQARVRFAHLSPDAPAVDVLVDNRTVERDLELGDVTEYRAFPAGERRITIRVANDTSRVVFQEELNLEAGTNYTIAAAGEIAQNATERFRPIALTEDPQIPGGGNASVRLVHLSPDAGPVDVTVNRTGRVLYDNATFGNVTDYVTVPAGVYTLDVRRATQGDNGTVVETVKVSFENRTAYTAFAAGYVSPENAPANESFRVITAVDATSNPELAPETTAETTARAVEATTEAEANETTTAA, encoded by the coding sequence ATGGTCGAACGTCAGACACTCGCACGCGTGGCGTCCGTGAGCCTCGTCGCGGTCGTCGCCGCCGGCCTCGCCCTCGGCGGGTCGTCGCCGACGGTCGCGCAGAACCCGGCCGCCACGGCGGTCCAGGGGACCACGGCAGTCCAGGGAACCACGACGGCCCAGGAAACCACCACCGCGCAGGTCCAGGAGGGCGGTCAGGCCCGCGTCCGGTTCGCGCACCTGTCGCCCGACGCCCCCGCGGTCGACGTGCTGGTCGACAACCGGACCGTCGAGCGGGACCTCGAACTCGGGGACGTGACCGAGTACCGGGCGTTCCCGGCGGGCGAGCGACGGATCACGATTCGGGTGGCCAACGATACGAGTCGGGTCGTCTTCCAAGAGGAACTCAACCTCGAAGCGGGAACCAACTACACCATCGCGGCGGCGGGCGAGATAGCCCAGAACGCCACCGAGCGGTTCCGGCCCATCGCGCTCACCGAGGACCCGCAGATTCCCGGCGGCGGTAACGCCTCTGTCCGACTCGTCCACCTGTCGCCCGACGCCGGCCCGGTCGACGTGACGGTCAACCGGACCGGTCGGGTGCTGTACGACAACGCCACCTTCGGGAACGTCACCGACTACGTGACCGTCCCCGCGGGCGTCTACACGCTCGACGTCCGGCGGGCGACCCAGGGCGACAACGGCACCGTCGTCGAAACCGTGAAGGTCTCGTTCGAGAATCGGACGGCCTACACGGCGTTCGCCGCGGGGTACGTCTCGCCCGAGAACGCGCCCGCCAACGAGTCGTTCAGAGTCATCACCGCGGTAGACGCGACGAGCAACCCCGAACTCGCGCCGGAGACGACGGCCGAGACGACCGCCCGCGCCGTCGAGGCCACGACCGAGGCCGAAGCGAACGAGACGACGACTGCGGCCTGA
- a CDS encoding substrate-binding domain-containing protein: MPTRRSLLRRTAGVVAVGGFGSLLAGSRRSERRESGDSAAEPASVLVAGSLQSVAKKVGTATVEAHGSVACRRLLEDGLRDPDAVALADPRLFEGLAERATCFATNALVVAHRRDSPVSEKADWRAVVGDDSLAVGRTDPARDPLGYRTVMALRLADGVDAAAALARTKLFPETALLRTLEAGGIDAAFAYRNMAVEHDLPYLELPDEIDFSNPAFEDRYAAASVELPERTVRGAPIRYAAVGPTDRGERWVENLANAGATLREAGFGVPEAYPKALEL; the protein is encoded by the coding sequence GTGCCAACGCGTCGCTCGCTCCTCCGCCGCACCGCCGGCGTCGTCGCCGTCGGCGGGTTCGGGTCCCTTCTCGCCGGTTCGCGCCGCTCCGAGCGGCGCGAGTCGGGCGACTCCGCCGCCGAACCGGCGTCGGTCCTCGTCGCCGGGAGCCTCCAGTCGGTCGCCAAAAAGGTCGGAACCGCGACCGTCGAGGCCCACGGGAGCGTCGCCTGCCGCCGCCTGCTCGAAGACGGCCTGCGCGACCCCGACGCCGTCGCGCTCGCGGACCCTCGGCTGTTCGAGGGTCTCGCCGAGCGAGCGACCTGCTTCGCCACGAACGCGCTCGTGGTCGCCCATCGCCGCGACTCGCCCGTCTCGGAGAAGGCCGACTGGCGGGCGGTGGTCGGCGACGACTCGCTCGCGGTGGGCCGGACCGACCCGGCCCGCGACCCGCTGGGCTACCGGACGGTGATGGCGCTCCGCCTCGCCGACGGCGTCGACGCCGCGGCGGCGCTCGCGCGGACGAAGCTGTTCCCCGAGACTGCGCTCCTCCGGACGCTCGAAGCCGGCGGCATCGACGCCGCGTTCGCCTACCGGAACATGGCGGTCGAACACGACCTGCCGTACCTCGAACTCCCGGACGAAATCGACTTCTCGAACCCCGCGTTCGAGGACCGCTACGCCGCCGCGAGCGTCGAACTCCCCGAGCGCACCGTCAGGGGCGCGCCGATTCGCTACGCCGCGGTCGGTCCGACCGACCGCGGCGAGCGCTGGGTGGAGAACCTGGCGAACGCCGGGGCGACCCTGCGGGAGGCCGGGTTCGGCGTCCCCGAGGCGTATCCGAAGGCCCTCGAACTATAG
- a CDS encoding EthD family reductase yields MAVKLVDLLVRKDDWTHEEFVEYWQGDHAELAEQLPGLRKYVTSVPKDPEKAGYDGMLELYFDDTAAIGEAFESEIGREVQADAAKFVNMDEGPTLIVEESVQLDELDE; encoded by the coding sequence ATGGCGGTCAAACTGGTCGACTTACTCGTCCGGAAGGACGACTGGACCCACGAGGAGTTCGTCGAGTACTGGCAGGGCGACCACGCCGAACTCGCCGAGCAGTTGCCCGGCCTGCGGAAGTACGTCACCTCGGTGCCGAAGGACCCCGAGAAGGCGGGCTACGACGGGATGCTCGAACTGTACTTCGACGACACCGCGGCCATCGGCGAGGCCTTCGAGTCCGAGATCGGCCGGGAGGTCCAGGCCGACGCCGCGAAGTTCGTGAACATGGACGAGGGTCCGACGCTCATCGTCGAGGAATCGGTCCAGTTGGACGAACTGGACGAGTAG